In Lodderomyces elongisporus chromosome 1, complete sequence, a genomic segment contains:
- the GPI12 gene encoding N-acetylglucosaminyl-phosphatidylinositol de-N-acetylase — translation MILSIPSFIFKIYATSFLLWILFTTSIPQTLIKYTNAQIQNHKFVGKHYPQTSITVPKQLVTSHKVTNSTVYFLIAHPDDEVMFFAPSILELSKPHYGNTVQILCFSKGDAVDASMGEIRQQELYNSARILGIDKANVMVLDYKDGMNETWHTEDIIQSLKENINRNKIPKVVLITFDESGVSSHPNHIALYHGARKYINLQTSISNGPSSLARNKQNSKQPRDPKETSPRLYVLKSLGFLEKYSFTILTNIEFLIDHVTNVIKTFATVNINVSFFTPANSTSSIKIYSDLNMLACSYAAMAYGHLSQMVWFRYGWLMLSRYLTFNQLLEIKSV, via the coding sequence ATGATTCTTCTGATACCATCGTTTATATTTAAAATATACGCTACGTCATTCCTTTTATGGATCTTATTTACAACTTCGATACCTCAAACCTTGATAAAATACACCAATGCCCAAATTCAGAATCATAAGTTTGTAGGAAAACATTACCCGCAAACATCAATAACTGTGCCGAAGCAGCTCGTTACACTGCACAAAGTGACAAATTCAACTGtgtattttttaattgCACATCCCGACGACGAAGTCATGTTTTTTGCACCATCGATATTAGAGTTGTCGAAACCGCACTACGGCAACACTGTTCAAATCTTGTGTTTTTCTAAAGGTGATGCAGTGGATGCATCAATGGGAGAGATTCGTCAACAAGAATTGTACAATTCAGCAAGGATCTTGGGAATTGATAAAGCAAATGTAATGGTATTGGATTATAAAGATGGAATGAATGAAACTTGGCATACAGAGGATATAATTCAATcactaaaagaaaatataaacagaaataaaataccAAAAGTTGTCTTGATAACATTTGATGAACTGGGGGTATCAAGTCACCCGAATCATATTGCTTTGTACCATGGTGCAAGAAAATACATAAACTTACAAACAAGTATAAGCAATGGCCCATCATCTTTGGCGagaaataaacaaaattcaAAGCAGCCAAGGGatccaaaagaaacatCTCCGAGGTTATATGTGCTCAAAAGCTTGGGATTCTTGGAAAAATACAGTTTCACAATCCTTACAAACATTGAGTTTTTGATCGATCATGTAACAAATGTGATTAAGACATTTGCAACTGTTAATATCAATGTGAGTTTCTTCACCCCAGCCAATAGCACAAGCTCAATCAAGATTTATTCTGATTTGAACATGCTTGCGTGCAGCTACGCCGCTATGGCCTATGGACATTTGAGTCAAATGGTGTGGTTTCGATATGGCTGGTTAATGCTCAGTCGATACTTGACTTTTAACCAATTATTGGAAATAAAATCAGTATAG